In Lytechinus variegatus isolate NC3 chromosome 18, Lvar_3.0, whole genome shotgun sequence, a single genomic region encodes these proteins:
- the LOC121432172 gene encoding deleted in malignant brain tumors 1 protein-like: HAIIRLLGGSNDAEGRVEVLYGGSWGTVCDHGWDLRDARVVCRMLGFDGALDAPVSVRFGQGSGPILDQVGCDGTEDSLLDCVHAGTGLHSCTQRTVAGAVCYSGAFPEPFPIRLVDGSSGNEGRVEVMYGGSWGTVCDDEWDLNDARVICRMLGFEGALDAPGSATFGQGSGDILLDSIGCTGTEDNLAECIHKGIGDHDCAHTEDAGVVCYSGSK, from the exons catgcgatca TTCGTCTCCTTGGTGGATCTAACGATGCTGAAGGCAGAGTAGAGGTCTTGTATGGAGGATCATGGGGAACCGTTTGTGATCACGGCTGGGATCTGAGAGACGCGAGGGTGGTTTGTAGAATGTTGGGATTTGACGGAGCCTTGGACGCGCCGGTCTCTGTTAGGTTTGGTCAGGGATCTGGTCCTATTTTGGATCAGGTCGGTTGTGACGGGACAGAGGACAGTCTACTAGATTGTGTTCATGCAGGGACAGGACTCCACTCTTGCACACAAAGGACAGTTGCGGGAGCAGTTTGCTATTCAGGAG CTTTTCCTGAGCCATTTCCAATTCGCCTTGTCGACGGATCTAGCGGTAATGAAGGCAGGGTGGAGGTCATGTACGGTGGATCTTGGGGAACCGTATGCGACGATGAGTGGGATTTAAATGATGCCAGGGTGATCTGCAGAATGTTGGGATTTGAAGGAGCCTTGGATGCACCGGGATCGGCTACGTTTGGTCAAGGTTCTGGGGATATTCTTTTGGATAGCATTGGTTGCACAGGTACTGAAGACAACCTGGCAGAATGTATCCATAAAGGAATAGGAGATCACGACTGTGCTCACACCGAAGATGCAGGTGTTGTTTGCTACTCAGGAAGTAAGTAA
- the LOC121432175 gene encoding deleted in malignant brain tumors 1 protein-like, which translates to MGITEGRVEVLYEESWRTLCDRGWDLRDASVVCKMLGFDGALDAPGSAKFGQGSGPILRKDIHCGGTEHNLADCPIAVIEHSDCNHQSDSGAICYSGDPFEVRLVGGSNDAEGTVDVMYEGSWGTICDHSWDLRDARVVCRMLGFDGALDAPGSAKFGQGWEEVFLDNVGCMGTEDNLANCLHRGIGVTECGYEEVASVVCFSGSPFKIRLVNGSNDAEGRVEILYNRTWGTICDTWWDLRDARVACRMMGFFDASASPIFPRFGQGDGHGLLTRVGCVGTEDNLEDCFHRGIGSYLCSGDAGASCSKGVRLLNGLNESQGRVEVLHEGFWGSVCDDSWDLDDATVVCRQLGFDGALAALPNAEFGEGSGEIFLDEVQCNGTETNIQNCKHNGIRVHNCMHKEDASVICRQAGDQDYIE; encoded by the exons ATGGGTATTACTGAAGGCAGAGTAGAGGTCTTGTATGAAGAATCCTGGAGAACTCTCTGTGATCGCGGCTGGGATTTGAGAGACGCCAGTGTAGTTTGTAAAATGTTGGGATTTGACGGAGCCCTGGACGCACCGGGATCCGCAAAGTTTGGTCAAGGATCTGGTCCTATTCTACGTAAGGATATCCACTGTGGCGGTACAGAGCACAACCTTGCCGACTGTCCGATTGCAGTTATTGAACATAGCGACTGTAATCATCAAAGCGATTCAGGAGCTATTTGCTACTCGGGAG ATCCATTTGAGGTTCGTCTTGTTGGTGGATCTAACGACGCTGAAGGCACAGTAGATGTCATGTATGAAGGGTCGTGGGGAACTATCTGTGATCACTCCTGGGATCTCAGAGACGCCAGGGTGGTTTGTAGAATGTTGGGATTTGACGGAGCCTTGGACGCACCGGGATCTGCTAAGTTCGGCCAGGGCTGGGAAGAAGTATTCCTCGACAATGTCGGTTGCATGGGTACAGAAGACAATCTCGCGAACTGTCTGCACAGAGGAATTGGAGTTACTGAATGTGGATATGAAGAGGTCGCGAGCGTCGTTTGCTTCTCTGGGA GTCCATTTAAAATTCGACTTGTCAATGGATCTAATGACGCTGAAGGCAGAGTAGAGATCTTGTACAACAGAACCTGGGGAACCATCTGTGATACTTGGTGGGATCTCAGAGATGCAAGGGTTGCTTGTAGAATGATGGGCTTTTTCGATGCCTCAGCTTCTCCGATTTTCCCAAGGTTTGGCCAGGGAGATGGCCATGGCCTGCTAACTCGTGTAGGATGCGTCGGAACAGAAGATAACCTCGAAGATTGTTTTCACAGAGGAATAGGATCTTACCTCTGCAGTGGGGACGCAGGGGCATCTTGTTCCAAGGGAG TTCGACTTCTCAATGGATTAAACGAATCGCAGGGGAGAGTTGAGGTACTCCATGAAGGCTTTTGGGGGAGTGTTTGCGACGACTCTTGGGACCTTGATGACGCTACCGTTGTTTGCAGACAGTTAGGATTTGATGGGGCTTTAGCGGCTCTACCCAATGCAGAATTTGGAGAAGGGTCTGGTGAGATCTTTCTGGATGAGGTTCAGTGTAATGGAACAGAAACAAACATCCAGAACTGTAAACATAATGGAATAAGAGTCCATAACTGCATGCACAAGGAAGATGCCAGCGTCATATGCAGACAAGCAGGTGATCAAGATTACATTGAATGA
- the LOC121432176 gene encoding uncharacterized protein LOC121432176 gives MTPSTDISTSEKSPHAVKLTSPENIFTKVTHPFQESKPEISKSTKGSFIPGLIGSFISFVSIVLIASLAYCIRRFKMSMASRTLNDYGYVDVMNIASCNALSTNSAPQGSSYAPPPLPDRPNTNTLGRHKMALEDMKGGETEEVNEHARRNPTYQTPKTDKDFDKDERLLTDASRPSVYGKETSGKEFCDVTDDLAKSFRNKEEINTLSLYGDENVVKHEYMDLKTASKKSKTEDVDLNGYLLPSKRYFVRECVAAAEGQSFSMEGVSNTGIPRTKDGKKLASTHETTHGYENFSPKPVIEYGTDLDGPSP, from the coding sequence ATGACGCCCAGTACGGACATCTCCACGAGTGAGAAAAGCCCTCACGCGGTCAAGCTGACAAGTCCAGAAAACATCTTTACCAAAGTTACACATCCGTTTCAGGAGAGTAAGCCTGAAATATCAAAGTCAACTAAAGGATCGTTTATACCAGGTCTTATCGGATCGTTTATTTCGTTCGTGAGTATCGTTTTGATCGCATCACTTGCTTACTGCATCAGGAGGTTCAAAATGAGCATGGCTAGCAGGACCTTGAACGATTATGGTTATGTAGATGTGATGAATATCGCATCCTGTAATGCTCTATCAACTAATTCGGCACCCCAAGGTTCAAGTTACGCCCCGCCCCCATTGCCGGATAGACCAAATACAAACACTCTTGGACGTCATAAGATGGCATTGGAAGATATGAAAGGTGGCGAGACAGAAGAGGTAAATGAACATGCTAGGAGAAACCCTACTTACCAAACACCCAAAACCGATAAAGACTTTGACAAAGACGAGCGTCTCCTGACGGACGCAAGTCGACCATCAGTGTATGGAAAGGAGACATCTGGCAAGGaattttgtgatgtcacagaTGACTTGGCGAAATCTTTCAGAAATAAGGAAGAGATTAATACATTGTCTCTTTACGGGGATGAAAATGTGGTGAAACATGAGTACATGGATCTGAAAACAGCATCGAAGAAGTCAAAAACAGAAGATGTTGATCTAAATGGATATCTCCTACCAAGCAAAAGGTATTTTGTACGAGAATGCGTTGCAGCGGCAGAAGGACAATCTTTCTCTATGGAAGGAGTATCGAACACAGGAATTCCTCGCACTAAAGATGGCAAGAAGCTGGCATCAACGCATGAAACGACACATGGATATGAAAACTTTTCCCCAAAACCCGTCATTGAGTATGGTACAGATCTCGATGGGCCGTCTCCTTGA